Proteins found in one Brachypodium distachyon strain Bd21 chromosome 5, Brachypodium_distachyon_v3.0, whole genome shotgun sequence genomic segment:
- the LOC100846561 gene encoding probable serine/threonine-protein kinase abkC — MMSRFMHIGKSSRKLAHAALANSKPRVSGTQNIGPSYASGLAYRSRAFLHGTVHNGPSTSFVLGRAKESLYWSPGARNLSVLSSCSRNAFHSQLAWKQLTAMGSRAPRASPLLSRAACAITLAATRSKVVPYLVAFIAGEIMLAEKTSAEGEYLPIRDNIYMRAQDSRIYVTSLIFSAVEMVIIIFRSIYLAMLFTPSVLMAPFADNLGSKYRKTWLRLVHRTLEKAGPAFIKWGQWAATRPDLFANDLCTELSKLHTKAPAHSFAYTKKTVEKAFGRKLSDIFENFEEEPVASGSVAQVHRASLRFRHPGKKTKRETVAVKVRHPGVGDSIRRDFSIINTVAKISRYIPALNWLRLDESVQQFAVFMMSQVDLAREAAHLSRFIYNFRMWKDVSFPTPLYPLVHPAVLVESYEHGESVSHYVDDHDGHERIKSALAHIGTHALLKMLLVDNFVHADMHPGNILVRVVQPKNSNNTLLKSRPHVVFLDVGMTAELSSNDRVNLLEFFKAVARRDGRTAAESTLKLSKQQNCPNPKVFIEEVERAFSFWGTPEGDVIHPADCMHQLLEQVRRHKVNIDGNVCTVMVTTLVLEGWQRKLDPDYNVMKTLQTLLFKEDWAKSLQYTIEGLMAP, encoded by the exons ATGATGTCGAG GTTTATGCACATCGGGAAGAGCAGCAGGAAGCTTGCTCATGCTGCATTGGCCAACTCGAAACCCAGAGTTTCCGGTACGCAGAACATCGGGCCGAGCTATGCTTCCGGCTTGGCCTATAGAAGCAGGGCGTTTTTGCACGGGACGGTTCACAATGGACCGAGCACTTCCTTTGTTCTTGGACGAGCAAAGGAGAGCTTGTACTGGAGCCCTGGTGCCAGAAACTTATCGGTTCTCTCGTCCTGTAGCCGTAATGCCTTCCACAGCCAACTGGCCTGGAAGCAACTCACGGCTATGGGTTCTCGTGCACCAAGAGCATCTCCGCTTTTAAGTAGAGCTGCTTGTGCCATTACCTTGGCTGCCACGAGATCTAAGGTAGTTCCTTACCTTGTCGCTTTCATAGCTGGGGAGATAATGCTAGCTGAGAAGACTAGTGCAGAAGGTGAATACCTCCCAATTCGTGATAATATTTACATGCGGGCTCAGGATAGCCGTATTTACGTCACCTCGTTAATATTCTCGGCAGTAGAGATGGTTATCATAATCTTCAGATCCATATATCTGGCGATGCTGTTCACTCCCAGTGTACTGATGGCGCCATTTGCTGATAATCTTGGCAGTAAGTATAGGAAAACATGGCTCCGTCTTGTGCATCGTACTTTGGAGAAGGCAGGTCCTGCATTTATTAAATGGGGCCAGTGGGCTGCTACACGTCCTGATCTATTTGCAAATGATCTTTGTACCGAATTGTCAAAGCTACACACGAAAGCTCCTGCTCACAGCTTTGCCTATACCAAGAAAACTGTCGAGAAGGCCTTTGGTCGAAAACTATCAGATatttttgagaattttgaaGAAGAGCCTGTAGCGTCTGGAAGTGTTGCTCAAGTTCACCGAGCTTCTCTGAGATTCCGGCATCCTGGCAAGAAGACAAAGCGTGAAACAGTTGCAGTAAAAGTAAGACATCCTGGTGTAGGAGATTCAATACGGAGAGATTTCAGTATCATTAATACAGTAGCCAAAATTTCAAGATATATTCCAGCGTTAAATTGGTTGCGTTTAGATGAGAGTGTGCAACAGTTTGCTGTCTTCATGATGTCTCAAGTTGACCTTGCAAGGGAAGCTGCTCATTTGAGCCGGTTTATCTACAACTTCCGTATGTGGAAAGATGTGTCTTTCCCTACCCCTCTGTACCCGCTTGTTCATCCTGCTGTTTTGGTGGAGAGTTACGAGCATGGGGAGAGTGTCTCACACTATGTTGACGACCATGACGGGCATGAGCGGATTAAAAGTGCTCTTGCACATATTGGCACTCATGCACTTTTGAAAATGCTACTG GTTGATAATTTCGTCCATGCAGATATGCACCCTGGAAATATTCTGGTCCGTGTTGTACAACCAAAGAATTCGAACAACACCCTTTTGAAGTCAAGGCCACATGTAGTGTTCCTCGATGTAGGAATGACTGCTGAACTTTCAAGTAATGACCGTGTGAATTTACTGGAGTTCTTCAAGGCTGTTGCACGTCGTGATGGTCGTACAGCAGCAGAGAGCACACTGAAGTTGTCAAAACAACAGAATTGCCCAAATCCAAAAGTATTTATCGAG GAAGTTGAGCGAGCATTTTCCTTCTGGGGTACCCCTGAAGGTGATGTGATCCACCCTGCTGATTGTATGCACCAGTTGCTTGAGCAAGTCCGACGTCATAAAGTAAATATCGATGGGAACGTTTGCACTGTTATGGTTACTACATTAGTTCTTGAG GGCTGGCAGCGAAAGTTGGATCCAGATTACAATGTCATGAAAACACTACAAACTTTACTTTTTAAGGAGGACTGGGCCAAGTCTCTTCAGTATACAATCGAAGGGCTTATGGCACCTTAG
- the LOC100846870 gene encoding uncharacterized protein LOC100846870, whose protein sequence is MVALFRASAVAFATTEDQQWSVADCKLSSRIRRPLPFQGKLYMLDERKLSDGSNVTQIFQVEPPRHHVKGSASSSVPPPKSLIATCPASGTNIPFYLAECDSEILLIGLGNPLYSRITLYRLADLMLLGRLVPVTSIGDNILLVSDKVLSVSSRVLPNVEGNSVVMVNGGNEEAYFGQYQLSSSTWSPAADGSIRDHVPSPCSLIYHIFTCCRPDHWDKGEISFQVRGNLTWKVKGRWRYGV, encoded by the exons ATGGTCGCGCTCTTCCGCGCGTCGGCTGTGGCTTTCGCTACCACCGAGGACCAGCAATGGAGCGTCGCGGATTGTAAGCTCTCATCACGAATCCGGAGGCCTTTACCGTTCCAAGGCAAGCTATACATGTTGGATGAGCGGAAACTCTCCGATGGCTCCAACGTGACGCAGATTTTCCAGGTCGAGCCGCCACGGCATCATGTCAAGGGCTCAGCTTCGTCTTCGGTGCCGCCACCAAAGTCGTTGATTGCCACATGCCCGGCAAGCGGAACCAACATCCCTTTCTACCTGGCGGAATGTGACTCGGAGATCCTCCTGATCGGTTTGGGCAATCCCCTTTATTCGCGCATCACACTTTACAGGCTAGCTGACCTTATGCTACTAGGCAGGCTTGTCCCTGTAACAAGCATTGGGGACAACATTCTCTTGGTCTCTGACAAGGTTCTGAGTGTCAGCAGTAGGGTGCTCCCTAATGTTGAGGGTAACTCCGTGGTGATGGTCAATGGTGGCAATGAAGAAGCGTATTTCGGTCAGTACCAGCTCAGTAGTTCAACGTGGTCGCCGGCAGCCGATGGATCTATTCGAGACCATGTACCCAGTCCGTGTAGCCTCATTTATCATATCTTCACATGTTGCCGTCCTGACCATTG GGACAAAGGAGAAATTTCTTTTCAGGTTAGGGGTAATCTCACGTGGAAGGTGAAGGGAAGGTGGCGTTATGGG
- the LOC100822188 gene encoding probable inactive UDP-arabinopyranose mutase 2 isoform X1, producing MSLEVQDSEVDIVIAALQPNLTSFFEAWQPFFSRFHIIVVKDPDMAADLKIPSGFDVKVYTKSDIEGLLGATSINFSGHSCRYFGYLVSRKKYVISIDDNCLPAKDTAGMTVDAVTQHMINLKTPATPFFFNTLYDPYRKGADFVRGYPFSLREGVECMLSSGLWLHNADYDPMTHVVKRNQRNTNYVDAVMTVPLGAMMPVSGINVAFNREVLGPVMFPGLRIRKEGKHRWDTLEDIWNGLCAKVVCDSLGYGVKTGLPYVMRSDAEAGKALESLKDWEGVKVMDNVLPFFQSLKLSRTAVTVDDCVKELASIVREKLAPKNPIFAKAADAMEEWTKLWKSHGAQNA from the coding sequence ATGTCTTTGGAAGTTCAAGATAGCGAGGTTGACATTGTGATTGCAGCACTCCAGCCCAACCTGACCTCTTTCTTTGAGGCATGGCAGCCATTTTTCTCCCGATTCCATATCATTGTTGTCAAAGATCCAGACATGGCAGCAGATCTTAAGATCCCTTCAGGTTTTGATGTCAAGGTTTACACAAAGTCAGACATTGAAGGATTGCTTGGTGCCACGTCCATCAACTTCTCTGGCCATTCATGCCGCTACTTTGGGTACCTTGTCTCACGCAAGAAGTATGTCATCTCAATTGACGACAACTGCCTCCCGGCGAAGGACACCGCTGGGATGACTGTTGATGCTGTTACACAGCATATGATCAATTTGAAGACACCTGCTACACCTTTCTTCTTCAACACACTATATGATCCATACCGCAAGGGGGCTGACTTTGTCCGTGGATACCCATTTAGCTTGCGTGAGGGGGTTGAATGCATGCTCTCATCTGGCTTGTGGCTGCACAATGCCGACTATGACCCAATGACACATGTCGTGAAGCGGAACCAACGCAACACAAATTATGTGGATGCTGTCATGACAGTTCCACTTGGTGCGATGATGCCCGTGAGCGGGATAAATGTAGCATTCAACCGGGAGGTTCTGGGCCCCGTGATGTTCCCTGGCCTCCGGATACGCAAGGAAGGGAAGCACAGATGGGATACCCTTGAAGACATATGGAATGGCTTGTGTGCCAAGGTAGTCTGCGACAGCTTAGGGTACGGCGTGAAGACTGGACTGCCTTATGTGATGAGGAGTGATGCAGAGGCAGGCAAAGCCCTGGAGAGCCTGAAAGATTGGGAAGGGGTGAAAGTGATGGACAATGTCCTTCCCTTCTTCCAGTCGCTCAAGCTGTCGAGGACCGCGGTTACCGTCGACGACTGTGTTAAGGAGCTAGCAAGCATCGTGAGGGAGAAACTGGCACCGAAGAATCCAATCTTCGCCAAAGCTGCTGATGCCATGGAGGAATGGACTAAACTCTGGAAAAGTCATGGAGCTCAGAATGCCTAG
- the LOC100822188 gene encoding probable inactive UDP-arabinopyranose mutase 2 isoform X2: MRPTPTLLSLTLDAALLRIARLQDLSRIPDHLLVDLFHRTISAGKLTEKVLKLFLATDCEEIVLLVQLLNIKQPLVPVLPTSMSLIFQDSEVDIVIAALQPNLTSFFEAWQPFFSRFHIIVVKDPDMAADLKIPSGFDVKVYTKSDIEGLLGATSINFSGHSCRYFGYLVSRKKYVISIDDNCLPAKDTAGMTVDAVTQHMINLKTPATPFFFNTLYDPYRKGADFVRGYPFSLREGVECMLSSGLWLHNADYDPMTHVVKRNQRNTNYVDAVMTVPLGAMMPVSGINVAFNREVLGPVMFPGLRIRKEGKHRWDTLEDIWNGLCAKVVCDSLGYGVKTGLPYVMRSDAEAGKALESLKDWEGVKVMDNVLPFFQSLKLSRTAVTVDDCVKELASIVREKLAPKNPIFAKAADAMEEWTKLWKSHGAQNA; encoded by the exons ATGCGCCCCACCCCAACGCTGCTCTCCCTCACCCTcgacgccgcgctcctccgcaTCGCCCGCCTCCAGGACCTCTCCCGCATCCCCGACCACCTCCTCGTcgacctcttccac AGAACTATTAGTGCTGGTAAGCTGACAGAGAAAGTCCTCAAACTGTTTCTGGCAACTGACTGCGAGGAAATTGTCTTGCTGGTCCAATTGCTCAACATTAAGCAACCCCTTGTACCTGTCCTACCCACAAGTATGTCTTTGATAT TTCAAGATAGCGAGGTTGACATTGTGATTGCAGCACTCCAGCCCAACCTGACCTCTTTCTTTGAGGCATGGCAGCCATTTTTCTCCCGATTCCATATCATTGTTGTCAAAGATCCAGACATGGCAGCAGATCTTAAGATCCCTTCAGGTTTTGATGTCAAGGTTTACACAAAGTCAGACATTGAAGGATTGCTTGGTGCCACGTCCATCAACTTCTCTGGCCATTCATGCCGCTACTTTGGGTACCTTGTCTCACGCAAGAAGTATGTCATCTCAATTGACGACAACTGCCTCCCGGCGAAGGACACCGCTGGGATGACTGTTGATGCTGTTACACAGCATATGATCAATTTGAAGACACCTGCTACACCTTTCTTCTTCAACACACTATATGATCCATACCGCAAGGGGGCTGACTTTGTCCGTGGATACCCATTTAGCTTGCGTGAGGGGGTTGAATGCATGCTCTCATCTGGCTTGTGGCTGCACAATGCCGACTATGACCCAATGACACATGTCGTGAAGCGGAACCAACGCAACACAAATTATGTGGATGCTGTCATGACAGTTCCACTTGGTGCGATGATGCCCGTGAGCGGGATAAATGTAGCATTCAACCGGGAGGTTCTGGGCCCCGTGATGTTCCCTGGCCTCCGGATACGCAAGGAAGGGAAGCACAGATGGGATACCCTTGAAGACATATGGAATGGCTTGTGTGCCAAGGTAGTCTGCGACAGCTTAGGGTACGGCGTGAAGACTGGACTGCCTTATGTGATGAGGAGTGATGCAGAGGCAGGCAAAGCCCTGGAGAGCCTGAAAGATTGGGAAGGGGTGAAAGTGATGGACAATGTCCTTCCCTTCTTCCAGTCGCTCAAGCTGTCGAGGACCGCGGTTACCGTCGACGACTGTGTTAAGGAGCTAGCAAGCATCGTGAGGGAGAAACTGGCACCGAAGAATCCAATCTTCGCCAAAGCTGCTGATGCCATGGAGGAATGGACTAAACTCTGGAAAAGTCATGGAGCTCAGAATGCCTAG